A DNA window from Arachis hypogaea cultivar Tifrunner chromosome 18, arahy.Tifrunner.gnm2.J5K5, whole genome shotgun sequence contains the following coding sequences:
- the LOC112773233 gene encoding transcription factor MYB102: MGRVPCCDKNNGLKRGPWTPEEDLKLVHYIQKHGPGNWRSLPKNAGLQRCGKSCRLRWTNYLRPDIKRGRFSFEEEETIIQLHSFMGNKWSAIAARLPGRTDNEIKNYWNTHIRKRLLRMGIDPVTHAPRLDLLDMSSVLRSALGNPSSILNLQGLLVNPELLKLVATASLLSHQTQNLPQLINAGANSDSQQLLNHQFQIPNQTTNVIDLVSNNNCNAMNNSFATTPSSYLGENLNVSQQNQVDLLENELLQYINNGSSDQNMGYESVMSTPLSTPTTTPLTSSSTYVNSSNTEQEERDTYCSELFKLEIPESLDINDFL, encoded by the exons ATGGGAAGAGTACCTTGTTGTGACAAGAATAATGGACTCAAGAGAGGTCCATGGACAccagaggaagatctcaagcttgTCCACTACATCCAGAAACATGGACCTGGAAACTGGAGATCCCTCCCCAAGAATGCCG GTCTGCAAAGATGTGGCAAGAGTTGCCGCCTTAGATGGACAAATTACCTAAGACCTGATATCAAGAGAGGAAGATTCtcctttgaagaagaagaaaccatcaTCCAGCTTCACAGCTTCATGGGGAACAA GTGGTCTGCAATAGCTGCGCGATTGCCAGGAAGAACGGACAATGAGATAAAGAACTACTGGAACACACACATAAGGAAAAGGCTGCTAAGAATGGGGATTGATCCGGTTACTCATGCGCCGCGACTCGATCTACTGGACATGTCCTCTGTATTAAGATCAGCTTTAGGGAACCCCTCATCAATTCTGAATCTGCAAGGCTTGTTGGTCAACCCTGAATTGCTGAAGCTTGTAGCCACTGCATCCCTATTATCTCATCagactcagaatctaccacaacTGATCAATGCTGGGGCGAATTCCGATTCTCAACAACTACTGAATCATCAGTTTCAGATACCAAATCAAACCACCAATGTGATTGACTTGGtgagtaataataattgtaacgCGATGAATAATTCATTTGCTACTACTCCTTCTTCATATCTTGGGGAGAATTTGAATGTGTCTCAGCAAAACCAAGTTGATTTGTTAGAGAATGAATTGTTACAGTACATAAACAATGGTAGTAGTGATCAAAACATGGGGTATGAATCGGTTATGTCGACGCCTCTGTCGACCCCAACAACAACGCCTTTGACTTCATCATCAACTTATGTGAATAGCAGCAACACAGAACAGGAAGAGAGGGACACCTATTGCAGTGAGCTTTTCAAATTAGAGATTCCAGAGAGTCTTGATATTAATGACTTCTTGTAA
- the LOC112772939 gene encoding uncharacterized GPI-anchored protein At4g28100 has protein sequence MQSFTPIILFFITSSLPLLASSTTVPSFPLQPDTQICHLDLSDELFGGVNQACAGDTLDRSRCCPVLAAWLFAAHARSALELPPSPPPASAGDLPMMPDDDSQKCVETLQESLKNRSVLIPQPNASCDAITCFCGIRIHRISSLSCPAAFNFSGGSSHGGGLVPTSAVVNLEKNCQNSSYAGCTKCLSSLQKLKGKNKENDERGRKMLKRDCQLMGLTWLLRKNKTAYIPTVSAVLRAIMYSAHPHQSKCSPDQENMPLAVDSLQLEKDHASYHPVKPFWILVLNIVVTIVLIISV, from the exons ATGCAATCATTCACTCCCatcattctcttcttcatcaCTTCTTCACTACCGCTTCTCGCTTCCTCCACCACCGTcccttcattcccccttcaaccTGACACCCAAATCTGCCACCTCGACCTCTCCGACGAACTCTTCGGCGGCGTCAACCAAGCCTGCGCCGGCGACACCCTCGACCGCAGCCGCTGCTGCCCTGTTCTCGCCGCCTGGCTCTTCGCCGCTCACGCCAGGTCCGCCCTCGAGCTTCCCCCCTCTCCTCCTCCGGCCTCTGCCGGAGACCTACCCATGATGCCGGACGACGACTCTCAGAAGTGCGTGGAGACGCTGCAGGAGTCACTGAAGAACAGGAGCGTGTTGATTCCGCAACCAAACGCGAGTTGCGACGCCATAACGTGCTTCTGCGGTATCAGGATTCACCGGATAAGTTCGTTGAGTTGCCCCGCGGCGTTTAACTTTTCCGGTGGAAGCAGTCACGGTGGTGGTCTTGTCCCTACCTCTGCTGTTGTCAACTTGGAGAAGAATTGCCAAAACTCTTCCTACGCTGGTTGCACCAAATGCCTTTCTTCCCTTCAAAAG TTAAAAGGGAAGAATAAGGAGAACGATGAGAGGGGGCGGAAGATGTTGAAGCGAGACTGCCAGCTAATGGGTCTGACGTGGCTGCTGAGGAAGAACAAAACCGCATACATACCAACGGTGTCTGCGGTGTTGCGCGCCATCATGTACAGTGCTCATCCGCACCAATCAAAATGCAGCCCTGATCAGGAAAACATGCCCTTAGCCGTTGATTCCCTCCAACTAGAAAAGGACCACGCCTCATATCACCCCGTGAAACCATTTTGGATACTCGTACTTAATATTGTTGTAACCATCGTCCTCATTATCTCAGTTTGA
- the LOC112772983 gene encoding coumaroyl-CoA:anthocyanidin 3-O-glucoside-6''-O-coumaroyltransferase 2 has translation MAQMENSSDNINKLVEHQFQVGVVASIENDAKINNKSFPLTFLDIPLAGPIYVKRLFFYKFPFSTSHFYQTTLPYLKRSLSLTLQSFFPLAGNLLCPPPPHKPFIQCTNEDSVAFTVVESSLDFNLLASNNPKSINDLRTLAPNLVGKAMHHDHDSGDDTLVFPILALKATVFANRGVCIAINYCHVMDDRSCGQFMKSWSSLCGTIIRNGEEVESTLLDKYLPPPPCFDRGVLKDPKGLESIFLNDYFGEWQTFKDKVVSQSQTGSLRAEEEEEYVKATIIFGRKETEGMKRFALNELKKSNRSEAPQYLSSFVVTCAFLWSTLVKTKHRDEEEEEEEEEDCIRFPADVRERLEYPIAENYFGNCITRCHATLKRKELKGEGGFVNAARVIDKAVNDMKEEPFWGAENWKSTFIKLFVLGNSGLLVAGSHKFGVYDTDFGFGRPVKVEMLHSFRVMSIAETGDTEKGGIEFGMVFRKAEFQSFQDKLQQGLQVFA, from the exons ATGGCACAAATGGAAAATTCTAGCGATAATATTAATAAGCTAGttgagcatcaatttcaagttgGTGTAGTAGCATCCattgaaaatgatgccaaaatcaATAATAAGTCTTTTCCCCTCACATTCCTTGACATACCCTTAGCTGGTCCAATCTATGTCAAACGCTTATTCTTCTACAAATTCCCTTTTTCCACCAGCCATTTTTACCAAACTACCCTTCCATATCTCAAGCGTTCTCTCTCACTCACCCTCCAAAGTTTCTTTCCTCTTGCCGGTAACCTCCTTTGTCCACCACCGCCACACAAGCCCTTCATTCAATGCACAAATGAAGACTCCGTGGCCTTCACCGTCGTCGAGTCTTCCTTGGATTTCAACCTTTTAGCAAGCAACAACCCAAAAAGCATCAATGATTTGCGTACCTTGGCTCCCAATCTGGTAGGCAAAGCCATGCATCATGATCATGATAGTGGTGACGACACACTCGTGTTTCCAATTTTGGCCTTGAAAGCCACGGTTTTTGCAAACCGTGGCGTTTGCATTGCCATAAATTATTGTCACGTGATGGATGATAGGTCTTGTGGCCAATTCATGAAATCTTGGTCTTCTCTTTGTGGAACAATAATAAGAAACGGTGAAGAAGTTGAATCAACGCTTCTAGACAAGTACCTACCACCACCGCCATGCTTCGATAG GGGAGTGTTGAAGGATCCGAAGGGACTCGAGTCCATTTTCTTGAATGATTATTTCGGTGAGTGGCAAACTTTCAAGGACAAAGTTGTTAGTCAAAGTCAAACTGGAAGTCTTCGagcagaagaggaagaggaatacGTTAAAGCAACAATCATATTTGGTAGAAAAGAGACAGAGGGAATGAAAAGGTTTGCGCTGAATGAGTTAAAGAAAAGCAACAGAAGCGAAGCGCCGCAATATTTATCATCTTTCGTTGTGACATGTGCTTTTTTATGGAGTACCCTGGTTAAAACAAAACACAgagatgaagaggaagaggaagaggaagaagaggattgTATTCGTTTCCCAGCTGATGTTAGAGAGCGTCTAGAGTATCCGATTGCGGAGAATTACTTCGGAAACTGCATAACGAGATGCCATGCAACGCTGAAGAGGAAGGAGCTGAAAGGGGAAGGTGGGTTTGTGAATGCGGCAAGGGTTATTGACAAGGCTGTAAACGACATGAAGGAGGAGCCGTTTTGGGGTGCGGAGAATTGGAAGTCAACGTTTATCAAGTTGTTTGTGTTGGGGAATAGTGGGTTGCTTGTGGCTGGGTCCCACAAGTTCGGTGTGTATGACACTGATTTTGGGTTTGGAAGGCCTGTTAAAGTGGAAATGCTGCATTCATTCAGAGTTATGTCCATTGCGGAGACTGGTGACACTGAAAAAGGAGGGATTGAGTTTGGGATGGTGTTTAGAAAAGCTGAATTCCAGAGTTTTCAAGATAAGCTTCAACAAGGACTTCAAGTCTTTGCTTAA